The proteins below are encoded in one region of Microbispora sp. NBC_01189:
- a CDS encoding NADPH-dependent F420 reductase — protein sequence MTKTLGLIGAGMIGATVARLAVAAGLDVVLSNSRGPDTLADLVADLGEHARAGTPADAARDGDLVVAAIPLSGYRLLPAAALAGKTVIDTLNYYPQRDGHIPELDSNELTSSQLVQQHLADSLVVKAFNNITYISLGGRARPAGDPDRSALPIAGDDTAAKAQVAALLDTLGFDAVDIGSLADSWRSEPNAPVYVQPYFDGEAPKDLEPEDTFRWHLTNPGVPVPADQVRKLTDTAVRGAAGGYIPGLKPA from the coding sequence ATGACCAAAACCCTCGGACTGATCGGGGCTGGCATGATCGGTGCCACGGTGGCCCGCCTGGCCGTTGCCGCCGGCCTGGACGTCGTCCTGAGCAACTCCCGCGGCCCTGACACCCTCGCCGACCTCGTTGCCGACCTGGGCGAGCACGCTCGTGCCGGCACCCCTGCCGACGCCGCGCGGGATGGTGACCTCGTGGTGGCCGCCATCCCGCTCAGCGGTTACCGTCTGCTTCCGGCGGCGGCTTTGGCCGGCAAGACCGTGATCGACACGTTGAACTACTATCCGCAACGGGACGGACACATTCCGGAACTGGACTCGAACGAGCTGACCTCGAGCCAACTGGTGCAGCAGCACCTGGCCGACTCTCTCGTGGTCAAGGCGTTCAACAACATCACCTACATCAGCCTCGGCGGCCGGGCGCGGCCCGCAGGCGATCCCGACCGCAGCGCCCTTCCCATCGCCGGCGATGACACCGCTGCCAAGGCACAGGTGGCCGCACTGCTGGACACCCTGGGCTTCGACGCCGTGGACATCGGCTCCCTAGCTGACAGCTGGCGCAGCGAACCCAACGCCCCGGTCTATGTCCAGCCCTACTTCGACGGAGAGGCACCCAAGGACCTCGAGCCGGAGGACACCTTCCGCTGGCACCTCACCAATCCCGGCGTCCCCGTTCCCGCCGACCAGGTCAGGAAACTCACCGACACCGCCGTACGCGGCGCCGCCGGCGGATACATACCTGGATTGAAGCCCGCATGA
- a CDS encoding asparaginase codes for MVVTHGLDTVEETAFPTDLLAGPAAHRGGIVFTGAVRPLDALSGDGPCNLASSLVAAADPALRGVGAVVCAGDELHAARWVTMADATAVTALSSAPAPVLGRVADGGAEMFAAPPPRPSEPEGEPETNVALIKTYPEMDPVLLTAVGAIGVRGLAPVKARYALMAALGAGGRPYGTG; via the coding sequence GTGGTCGTCACCCACGGCCTGGACACCGTCGAGGAGACGGCCTTCCCCACCGACCTCCTCGCGGGCCCGGCCGCGCACCGGGGCGGCATCGTGTTCACCGGGGCCGTACGGCCGCTCGACGCGTTGTCGGGTGACGGGCCGTGCAACCTCGCATCGTCCCTGGTCGCGGCGGCCGACCCCGCTCTGCGAGGAGTGGGCGCTGTGGTGTGCGCGGGCGACGAGCTGCACGCGGCCCGATGGGTGACCATGGCGGACGCGACGGCCGTGACGGCTCTTTCCTCCGCTCCCGCGCCGGTGCTCGGCCGGGTCGCGGACGGCGGGGCCGAGATGTTCGCGGCGCCGCCGCCCCGGCCCTCGGAGCCGGAGGGGGAGCCGGAGACGAACGTGGCATTGATCAAGACCTACCCCGAGATGGACCCCGTGCTTCTCACGGCCGTCGGCGCGATCGGCGTCCGCGGGCTCGCTCCGGTCAAGGCGCGGTACGCCCTGATGGCGGCGCTCGGCGCGGGCGGCAGGCCGTACGGGACTGGTTAG
- a CDS encoding MarR family winged helix-turn-helix transcriptional regulator — protein sequence MESRDEPRWLTPDEHDAWVSLSWLMVRLPGEIDTQLQRDSGILFFEYLVLAALSMSPGHRLRMSELAQHVNGSGSRLSNVAKRLEKRGWITRAPSAENGRFIEATLTDAGMALVERAAPGHVETVRRYVFDALSPDQVTGLRDIGRQIADQVDGGRTGSLPRSAMRRP from the coding sequence ATGGAGAGCCGGGACGAACCGCGTTGGCTGACGCCGGACGAGCACGATGCCTGGGTCTCGCTGTCCTGGCTGATGGTCAGGTTGCCGGGCGAGATCGACACCCAGCTGCAGCGCGACAGCGGCATCTTGTTCTTCGAGTACCTGGTGCTCGCCGCGCTGTCAATGTCGCCCGGCCACCGCCTGCGGATGAGTGAGCTGGCCCAGCACGTGAACGGCTCCGGCTCGCGGCTGTCCAACGTCGCCAAACGCCTTGAGAAACGCGGCTGGATCACTCGGGCGCCCTCCGCCGAGAACGGCCGCTTCATCGAGGCGACGCTGACCGACGCGGGCATGGCCCTGGTCGAGCGCGCAGCGCCGGGCCACGTTGAGACGGTCCGGCGGTACGTGTTCGACGCGCTCAGCCCCGACCAGGTGACCGGGCTGCGCGACATCGGCCGGCAGATCGCCGACCAGGTGGACGGCGGGCGTACGGGGTCGTTGCCGAGAAGTGCTATGCGACGGCCGTGA
- a CDS encoding PPOX class F420-dependent oxidoreductase, which yields MDLDKAREFVRNNHRAVMLTWHPDGRPQTSPVTVGCDEDGHIVVSSRETAVKTRNLRNNPQVVLTVTTDAFFGAWVQIEGTAEVVPLPEAMESLVRYYRDISGEHPDWDDYRAAMVRDKRVVIRIEPTRAGPDHHG from the coding sequence ATGGATCTCGACAAGGCGCGTGAGTTCGTCAGGAACAACCACCGAGCGGTCATGCTCACCTGGCATCCGGACGGACGCCCCCAGACCTCTCCGGTCACCGTCGGCTGCGACGAGGACGGCCACATCGTGGTCAGCAGCCGTGAAACCGCCGTGAAGACCCGCAATCTCCGCAACAACCCGCAGGTCGTGCTGACCGTCACGACCGACGCCTTCTTCGGGGCGTGGGTCCAGATCGAGGGCACGGCGGAGGTCGTCCCGCTGCCCGAGGCGATGGAGTCGCTGGTCCGGTACTACCGCGACATCAGCGGCGAGCACCCGGATTGGGACGACTACCGTGCGGCGATGGTCCGGGACAAGCGCGTGGTCATCCGCATCGAGCCCACCCGCGCCGGCCCCGACCACCACGGCTGA
- a CDS encoding Bax inhibitor-1/YccA family protein: MESKNPIFSRRGPAGQQTWTGPTPSARELNDMYAAPSYAPTAERAMTMDDVVMRGFMTLGTLVVSAALAWYFNVGWGLAAPAMIVGLILGLIVSFKQSTNPALILGYSLCYGIAIGVLSHMYETVYNGIVLQAVLGTMVAFGGTLAVYALKIFRPTPKFAKFVVAAAFGAIGLMLINWIASIFVGGGLGLRTDSPIGWIFSIGMILLGCFFLLLDFSEIEQGVRAGVPERYSWLMAFGLTLSLVWLYLEILRFISYFTNND; encoded by the coding sequence ATGGAGAGCAAGAACCCCATATTCAGTCGGCGCGGTCCGGCTGGTCAGCAGACGTGGACCGGCCCGACGCCCAGCGCGCGTGAACTGAACGACATGTACGCCGCCCCCTCCTACGCTCCAACGGCTGAGCGCGCCATGACGATGGACGACGTCGTCATGCGCGGCTTCATGACGCTCGGCACGCTCGTCGTCTCGGCCGCCCTGGCGTGGTATTTCAACGTCGGCTGGGGGCTCGCCGCCCCCGCGATGATCGTGGGCCTGATCCTCGGGCTCATCGTGTCGTTCAAGCAGAGCACCAACCCGGCGCTGATCCTCGGCTACTCCCTCTGCTACGGCATCGCCATCGGCGTGCTGAGCCACATGTACGAGACGGTGTACAACGGCATCGTCCTGCAGGCCGTGCTCGGCACGATGGTCGCCTTCGGCGGCACGCTCGCGGTGTACGCACTGAAGATCTTCCGGCCGACGCCGAAGTTCGCCAAGTTCGTGGTCGCCGCCGCGTTCGGGGCGATCGGCCTCATGCTGATCAACTGGATCGCGAGCATCTTCGTCGGCGGCGGCCTGGGCCTGCGCACCGACAGCCCGATCGGCTGGATCTTCAGCATCGGCATGATCCTGCTGGGCTGCTTCTTCCTGCTGCTCGACTTCAGCGAGATCGAGCAGGGGGTGCGTGCCGGCGTGCCGGAGCGCTACTCGTGGCTGATGGCGTTCGGCTTGACGCTGAGCCTCGTCTGGCTCTACCTGGAGATCCTCCGGTTCATCAGCTACTTCACGAACAACGACTAG
- a CDS encoding DUF4287 domain-containing protein yields MSLNHSPETQTKLIARVPSITGRELPEWFEAIDNGPSFLRCEERANWLADEHGLSHGYAAAIVREHERRRRF; encoded by the coding sequence ATGTCGTTGAACCACTCACCGGAGACCCAGACCAAGCTGATCGCCCGCGTCCCGTCCATAACCGGGCGTGAACTCCCCGAGTGGTTCGAAGCAATCGACAACGGTCCGTCGTTCCTGCGCTGTGAGGAGCGGGCCAACTGGCTCGCCGACGAGCACGGGCTGAGCCACGGCTACGCCGCCGCGATCGTCCGCGAGCACGAGCGGCGCCGTCGCTTCTAG
- a CDS encoding TetR/AcrR family transcriptional regulator: MTTTEGGPPSGDRRVRRTHAALQGALIHLVEDRELSQISVADVAARAGVSRSTFYDHYRDVHELAEAACTGMIDELIDLVTVLGGDPEKGDPIGSLKTFFTALAEHASLYRSLLGPQGSARVINHIRRRTTAAALKKSTGKTTPTTDDPNNVPAAFVAGALVGVATDWLQRDCTHTPSEMAMLTWPILSVCRFGAYAPTRPPRP, encoded by the coding sequence GTGACCACGACGGAAGGCGGCCCTCCCTCGGGCGATCGACGGGTGCGGCGAACCCATGCGGCCCTACAGGGCGCGCTGATCCATCTAGTCGAGGATCGGGAGCTGTCGCAGATCAGCGTTGCCGACGTCGCCGCGCGGGCGGGCGTGAGCCGCTCGACCTTTTACGATCACTACCGAGACGTGCACGAACTGGCCGAGGCCGCCTGCACGGGAATGATCGACGAGCTGATCGACTTGGTGACCGTCCTTGGTGGTGACCCCGAGAAGGGGGACCCGATAGGGTCATTGAAGACTTTCTTCACCGCTCTCGCCGAGCACGCCAGCCTGTACCGCAGCTTGCTCGGACCGCAAGGAAGCGCCCGCGTCATCAACCACATCCGGCGCCGCACCACGGCCGCCGCGCTGAAGAAATCGACCGGCAAGACCACGCCCACAACCGACGATCCAAATAACGTACCCGCCGCATTCGTCGCGGGCGCACTCGTCGGAGTGGCCACCGACTGGCTACAGCGCGACTGCACGCACACACCGTCGGAGATGGCCATGCTTACGTGGCCCATTCTCTCCGTCTGCCGCTTCGGCGCGTACGCACCGACACGCCCGCCTCGGCCGTGA
- a CDS encoding transposase, producing the protein MYGHVKKRKRRGEFLEFCRYLRSLYPPEVRIAIVCDNFSPHLTTKKDQRVGQWAEANNVEIAYTPTNSSYLNRIEAHFTVLREFTLNGTDHAGHRQQASMIRRYIAWRNRNTDNPRLRRIVKRANVA; encoded by the coding sequence ATGTACGGGCATGTGAAGAAGCGCAAGCGGCGCGGCGAGTTCCTGGAGTTCTGCCGCTACCTGCGCAGCCTCTACCCGCCCGAGGTCCGCATCGCCATCGTCTGCGACAACTTCAGCCCGCACCTGACCACGAAGAAGGACCAGCGAGTCGGCCAGTGGGCGGAGGCGAACAACGTCGAGATCGCCTACACGCCCACCAACTCCTCCTACCTCAACCGGATCGAGGCCCATTTCACCGTGCTGCGCGAGTTCACCCTCAACGGCACCGACCACGCCGGCCACCGCCAGCAGGCCAGCATGATCCGCCGCTACATCGCCTGGCGAAACCGCAACACCGACAACCCCCGTCTACGCCGCATCGTCAAGAGGGCAAACGTGGCCTGA